From a single Nicotiana tomentosiformis chromosome 2, ASM39032v3, whole genome shotgun sequence genomic region:
- the LOC104107392 gene encoding protein TERMINAL FLOWER 1-like — translation MARNVEPLVVGRVVGDVLDSFSPKVKMTVTYNNKQVCNGQELFPSAVTIRPRVEVQGGDMRTFFTLVMTDPDVPGPSDPYLREHLHWIVTDIPGTTDATFGKELVSYEIPRPNIGIHRFVFVLFKQKCRQSVSPHDVSRDHFNTRNFANVNDLGPPVAAVFFNAQRETAARRR, via the exons atggCAAGGAATGTAGAGCCTCTAGTTGTAGGGAGAGTAGTAGGGGATGTTCTTGATTCATTCAGTCCCAAAGTTAAAATGACAGTCACTTACAACAATAAACAAGTTTGCAATGGCCAAGAGCTCTTCCCTTCTGCAGTCACCATTAGACCTAGGGTTGAGGTTCAAGGTGGTGATATGAGAACTTTCTTCACATTG GTCATGACAGACCCTGATGTTCCTGGCCCTAGTGATCCGTATCTGAGAGAACATCTTCACTG GATAGTGACTGATATTCCAGGAACAACAGATGCCACCTTTG GAAAAGAGTTGGTTAGCTATGAGATCCCAAGGCCTAATATTGGAATACATAGGTTTGTGTTTGTTCTGTTTAAGCAGAAATGCAGACAGTCAGTTAGTCCACATGATGTTTCCAGAGATCACTTCAACACTCGCAACTTTGCCAACGTAAACGATCTTGGCCCGCCTGTCGCCGCCGTCTTCTTCAATGCACAACGAGAGACCGCCGCCAGGAGACGCTAA